Proteins from a genomic interval of Diospyros lotus cultivar Yz01 chromosome 6, ASM1463336v1, whole genome shotgun sequence:
- the LOC127803524 gene encoding uncharacterized protein LOC127803524 isoform X1 yields the protein MGGVTSSIAAKFAFFPPSPPSYTVIADQSCGGRLYIPEVPRRDDVDVLKLRTRRGHEIVAIHIKNQKATSTLLYSHGNAADLGQMFELFVELSIRLRINLIGYDYSGYGQSSGKPSEYNTYADIDAVYKCLKEQYGVKDERLILYGQSVGSGPTIDLASRVSNLRGVILHSPILSGLRVLYPVKRTYWFDIYKNIDKIGKVNCPVLVIHGTADEVVDCSHGKQLWDLCKEKYEPLWLSGGGHCNLELYPEFIRHLKKFVQSLSKSKPATTTNSTKASTVDSDNQQKPSESSSSDAFELCVDPPEVSRNSLDSRLEKSKKSNKPEKSRMSTDHVDRFRRKGLVW from the exons ATGGGCGGAGTCACCTCGTCGATTGCAGCCAAGTTCGCCTTCTTCCCTCCGAGCCCGCCCTCCTACACGGTAATCGCCGACCAGTCCTGCGGCGGTCGATTGTACATTCCTGAGGTCCCCCGCCGGGACGACGTTGACGTCCTCAAGCTTCGCACTCGCCGGGGCCACGAAATCGTCGCCATCCACATCAAAAACCAGAAGGCGACCTCTACTCTTCTCTATTCCCACGGTAATGCCGCTGATTTAGGTCAGATGTTCGAGCTCTTCGTCGAGTTGAGCATCCGCCTTCGAATTAATCTCATCGG GTATGATTACTCTGGATATGGGCAGTCAAGTGGAAAG CCATCTGAATATAATACATACGCAGACATTGATGCCGTGTATAAATGCCTTAAGGAGCAGTATGGGGTCAAAGATGAACGCTTAATTTTATATGGTCAATCTGTTGGTAGTGGTCCAACTATCGATCTTGCTTCCCGTGTATCAAACTTGAGAGGTGTAATTTTACATAGTCCAATCCTATCTGGGCTGAGAGTATTATACCCTGTCAAGCGGACTTATTGGTTCGATATTTACAAG AATATTGACAAAATTGGTAAAGTGAACTGCCCTGTTCTCGTGATCCAT GGTACAGCAGACGAAGTTGTTGATTGTTCCCACGGGAAGCAGCTTTGGGATCTTTGCAAGGAAAAGTATGAACCTTTATGGCTAAGTGGGGGAGGGCATTGCAATCTTGAGCTCTATCCCGAGTTCATTAGGCATCTCAAAAAATTTGTACAGTCGCTTAGCAAATCAAAACCAGCCACAACCACAAATAGCACGAAGGCATCCACTGTAGACTCAGACAACCAGCAAAAGCCATCTGAAAGTAGTTCTTCAGATGCATTTGAGCTATGTGTGGATCCTCCAGAAGTTTCTAGAAACAGTTTAGACAGTCGACTAGAGAAGTCCAAGAAGTCAAACAAGCCTGAAAAATCTCGGATGAGCACTGACCATGTTGACAGGTTTAGAAGAAAAGGCTTAGTCTGGTGA
- the LOC127803524 gene encoding uncharacterized protein LOC127803524 isoform X2, with protein MGGVTSSIAAKFAFFPPSPPSYTVIADQSCGGRLYIPEVPRRDDVDVLKLRTRRGHEIVAIHIKNQKATSTLLYSHGNAADLGQMFELFVELSIRLRINLIGYDYSGYGQSSGKPSEYNTYADIDAVYKCLKEQYGVKDERLILYGQSVGSGPTIDLASRVSNLRGVILHSPILSGLRVLYPVKRTYWFDIYKNIDKIGKVNCPVLVIHTKLLIVPTGSSFGIFARKSMNLYG; from the exons ATGGGCGGAGTCACCTCGTCGATTGCAGCCAAGTTCGCCTTCTTCCCTCCGAGCCCGCCCTCCTACACGGTAATCGCCGACCAGTCCTGCGGCGGTCGATTGTACATTCCTGAGGTCCCCCGCCGGGACGACGTTGACGTCCTCAAGCTTCGCACTCGCCGGGGCCACGAAATCGTCGCCATCCACATCAAAAACCAGAAGGCGACCTCTACTCTTCTCTATTCCCACGGTAATGCCGCTGATTTAGGTCAGATGTTCGAGCTCTTCGTCGAGTTGAGCATCCGCCTTCGAATTAATCTCATCGG GTATGATTACTCTGGATATGGGCAGTCAAGTGGAAAG CCATCTGAATATAATACATACGCAGACATTGATGCCGTGTATAAATGCCTTAAGGAGCAGTATGGGGTCAAAGATGAACGCTTAATTTTATATGGTCAATCTGTTGGTAGTGGTCCAACTATCGATCTTGCTTCCCGTGTATCAAACTTGAGAGGTGTAATTTTACATAGTCCAATCCTATCTGGGCTGAGAGTATTATACCCTGTCAAGCGGACTTATTGGTTCGATATTTACAAG AATATTGACAAAATTGGTAAAGTGAACTGCCCTGTTCTCGTGATCCAT ACGAAGTTGTTGATTGTTCCCACGGGAAGCAGCTTTGGGATCTTTGCAAGGAAAAGTATGAACCTTTATGGCTAA
- the LOC127803526 gene encoding uncharacterized protein LOC127803526 has protein sequence MATLQKFKILASQCAIAGSPTRSPTTSPVVHLRRRKTLRMLLSRTASGSSSGRRLPRLEDSPDRQRKNASDSQEKSKALAARHKLKDFLLSSPPLEESDSDNVEEVGEGLSPSTAVSDGATVRHGGQRGIRPLTLSVRQRLLRRAWRPVLVTIPE, from the coding sequence ATGGCGACTCTCCAGAAATTCAAGATTCTAGCCTCTCAGTGCGCCATAGCCGGAAGCCCGACCCGAAGTCCGACGACGAGCCCCGTTGTTCATCTTCGCCGCCGCAAAACCCTCCGGATGTTGCTCAGTCGCACGGCCAGTGGCAGTAGCAGCGGCCGCCGGCTGCCGCGTCTCGAAGATTCGCCCGACCGGCAGAGGAAGAACGCCTCCGATTCTCAGGAAAAGAGCAAGGCGCTGGCGGCGAGGCACAAGCTGAAGGACTTCTTGCTCTCTTCGCCGCCGCTGGAGGAGAGCGATTCGGATAATGTCGAAGAAGTCGGAGAAGGATTATCGCCGTCGACTGCAGTTTCCGATGGTGCGACCGTGCGACACGGTGGACAACGAGGAATAAGGCCGTTAACGTTGTCCGTCCGGCAGCGATTGCTCAGAAGGGCTTGGCGTCCTGTACTCGTTACCATCCCCGAATAG
- the LOC127803521 gene encoding LEAF RUST 10 DISEASE-RESISTANCE LOCUS RECEPTOR-LIKE PROTEIN KINASE-like 1.4 isoform X2 codes for MNSPTLSWLPLLILLPLLLFPSSFCNPDEEFSYRSCNATFSCGSVAGIEYPFRGNQEPELCGYPGFVLDCRDKNTTIDINNLTYRVLSIDPAAQTMKIAREDVMESGCPQKLVNTTLDDALFEFASSGHMNFTFLYGCPEVPIILGIDPVFSCRNSEHDRVYLVPGNPASPSCSRSVTTVADFELSGLSLKPDFQQVIRGGFQVRWKLDSRACEDCTKSKGRCGYNRDTNRTSCLCPDPPYVSGTCSAKAGVQLGASPDPESQTSTSPSKKASTDLALFITGAIVAGIGIGWGIFACRQRRKRRAAQSSLQSSQSLEAKSKDIPSLLPVSSSPIAHSSTNYSKSIPSYPSPKSEIGKASTYFGVQVFSFTELEESTDNFDPSRELGDGGFGTVYKGKLQDGRVVAVKRLYENNFKRVEQFMNEVEILTRLRHENLVTLHGCTSRHSRELLLVYEYIPNGTVADHLHGRRANSRLLSWPIRLNIAVETAEALAYLHASDTVHRDVKTNNILLDNDFHVKVADFGLSRLFPNDVTHVSTAPQGTPGYVDPEYYQCYQLTEKSDVYSFGVVLIELISSKQAVDTNRDRQDINLANMAVNKIQNHALHELVDPSLGFETNSSTRRMTTLVAELAFRCLQAEKDMRPTMKEVLEALRRIKNQELNAEKPEVVDIVIEDEVGLLQGSHPPVSPDSNVGEKWFSSSTTPNSSG; via the exons ATGAATTCCCCAACCCTCTCGTGGCTTCCTCTCTTAATCCTCCTTCCCCTTCTTCTGTTCCCGTCGTCTTTCTGTAACCCAGATGAAGAATTCTCGTACCGTAGCTGTAACGCCACTTTCAGTTGCGGATCCGTCGCCGGAATAGAGTATCCCTTCCGGGGAAATCAAGAGCCGGAACTCTGCGGCTACCCGGGATTCGTCCTCGACTGCAGAGACAAAAATACCACTATTGACATCAACAACTTAACGTACCGAGTTCTGAGTATCGATCCGGCCGCCCAAACGATGAAGATTGCTAGGGAGGACGTGATGGAATCCGGTTGTCCACAGAAACTGGTGAACACCACCCTGGATGATGCCCTATTCGAATTTGCCTCTTCCGGTCACATGAACTTCACCTTTCTTTACGGTTGCCCGGAGGTTCCGATAATTCTGGGCATCGACCCGGTTTTTTCATGTCGGAATTCTGAGCACGACCGTGTATATCTGGTTCCGGGAAATCCAGCAAGTCCCAGCTGTAGCCGGAGTGTGACCACGGTCGCCGATTTTGAATTGTCAGGGCTGAGTTTGAAACCAGACTTCCAACAAGTTATCCGGGGAGGGTTTCAGGTTAGATGGAAGCTGGATAGCAGAGCATGCGAAGATTGCACCAAGTCCAAGGGACGGTGCGGGTACAATAGGGATACCAATCGAACTTCTTGCCTCTGCCCCGACCCGCCTTACGTGTCGGGTACATGCTCTGCCAAAGCCGGAGTCCAGTTGGGGGCTTCGCCCGACCCGG AAAGTCAAACAAGTACCAGCCCTTCAAAGAAGGCCTCAACTGATTTAG CCCTTTTCATAACCGGCGCCATTGTAGCCGGCATTGGTATAGGATGGGGTATCTTTGCCTGTAGACAACGGAGAAAGCGCAGAGCTGCTCAATCTTCCCTTCAATCTTCCCAGTCTTTGGAGGCTAAAAGCAAAGATATTCCATCCCTTCTTCCAGTAAGCAGCAGCCCTATAGCTCATTCTTCAACAAATTACTCCAAAAGCATACCCTCTTATCCCTCCCCGAAGTCTGAGATTGGAAAGGCGAGCACCTACTTTGGAGTTCAGGTCTTCAGCTTTACAGAACTTGAAGAATCCACTGACAATTTTGATCCTTCTCGAGAGCTCGGAGATGGAGGCTTTGGCACAGTGTACAAGG GCAAGCTCCAAGATGGTCGTGTGGTTGCAGTGAAGCGCCTATATGAGAACAACTTCAAACGCGTGGAGCAGTTCATGAATGAAGTCGAGATCCTGACTCGTCTACGCCATGAGAACCTAGTGACACTGCATGGATGCACATCAAGGCACAGCAGAGAACTCCTCCTTGTTTACGAATACATCCCTAATGGAACAGTGGCTGATCATTTACATGGAAGACGAGCTAATTCTCGTTTGCTTTCTTGGCCTATCCGCCTAAACATTGCAGTGGAGACAGCCGAAGCACTTGCCTACCTCCACGCATCAGATACCGTACACCGTGATGTCAAAACCAACAACATTCTTCTAGACAATGATTTCCATGTCAAGGTGGCTGATTTTGGGCTCTCGAGATTGTTCCCCAACGATGTTACCCATGTGTCCACCGCCCCACAAGGTACACCAGGCTATGTCGATCCTGAATACTATCAATGCTACCAACTTACCGAGAAAAGTGATGTATACAGTTTTGGGGTGGTTTTGATAGAGCTAATCTCATCAAAACAAGCTGTGGATACCAATAGGGACAGGCAAGATATTAATTTGGCTAATATGGCTGtcaacaaaattcaaaatcatgcaTTGCATGAGTTAGTTGATCCATCCCTTGGGTTTGAAACAAACAGTTCCACCAGGAGGATGACTACATTGGTGGCAGAGTTAGCTTTCCGATGTTTGCAAGCAGAGAAGGATATGAGGCCTACCATGAAAGAAGTACTGGAAGCATTGAGAAGGATTAAGAATCAAGAACTGAATGCAGAAAAACCAGAGGTAGTGGACATTGTTATAGAGGATGAAGTTGGGCTTTTACAGGGAAGCCATCCGCCAGTGTCACCGGATTCAAATGTCGGAGAGAAGTGGTTTAGCAGCTCGACCACACCTAATTCTAGTGGCTGA
- the LOC127803521 gene encoding LEAF RUST 10 DISEASE-RESISTANCE LOCUS RECEPTOR-LIKE PROTEIN KINASE-like 1.4 isoform X1 yields MNYYCALQISCLLTLTAILSRVPTPSVAQNELYEDCGKSFQCANIPNIGYPFWGGNRPGNCGHPSFELSCHGDAPQIAIQSGAYRVLAVDDTNRALTLVRAELWNNTCPEQLHSAVIDSLNFKYVFNSQDLNLYYNCQAPVGGMSMALPYQFSCHTRGRDTIGYHSLTSGTVAPPISNIDFKACNTSIIVRVNQTAASALAHDPPLITIKEAIDSGFGLQWEANNTSCDRCVQSGGRCGSNSSSTFVCYCSDQPYSLVCGSSDPSHQDGSESQTSTSPSKKASTDLALFITGAIVAGIGIGWGIFACRQRRKRRAAQSSLQSSQSLEAKSKDIPSLLPVSSSPIAHSSTNYSKSIPSYPSPKSEIGKASTYFGVQVFSFTELEESTDNFDPSRELGDGGFGTVYKGKLQDGRVVAVKRLYENNFKRVEQFMNEVEILTRLRHENLVTLHGCTSRHSRELLLVYEYIPNGTVADHLHGRRANSRLLSWPIRLNIAVETAEALAYLHASDTVHRDVKTNNILLDNDFHVKVADFGLSRLFPNDVTHVSTAPQGTPGYVDPEYYQCYQLTEKSDVYSFGVVLIELISSKQAVDTNRDRQDINLANMAVNKIQNHALHELVDPSLGFETNSSTRRMTTLVAELAFRCLQAEKDMRPTMKEVLEALRRIKNQELNAEKPEVVDIVIEDEVGLLQGSHPPVSPDSNVGEKWFSSSTTPNSSG; encoded by the exons ATGAATTACTACTGCGCTCTCCAAATCTCTTGCCTTCTCACCTTGACTGCAATCCTAAGCCGAGTTCCAACACCATCGGTTGCTCAAAACGAGCTATACGAAGACTGTGGTAAGTCGTTTCAGTGTGCAAACATTCCAAACATAGGTTATCCTTTCTGGGGAGGGAACAGGCCAGGCAACTGCGGCCATCCAAGTTTTGAGCTAAGTTGCCATGGAGATGCCCCCCAGATCGCCATTCAATCAGGAGCGTACCGAGTCCTAGCAGTCGATGACACGAACCGGGCTCTCACCCTTGTTAGAGCAGAGTTATGGAACAATACCTGTCCAGAGCAGCTCCACAGCGCCGTCATAGATTCCTTGAATTTCAAGTATGTGTTCAACTCTCAGGATCTGAACCTATACTACAATTGCCAGGCACCTGTGGGTGGTATGTCTATGGCACTTCCTTACCAGTTTTCTTGTCATACGAGAGGAAGAGACACGATCGGTTATCATAGTTTGACCAGTGGAACCGTTGCACCACCAATCTCAAACATCGACTTCAAAGCATGCAACACCAGCATCATCGTCCGAGTCAACCAAACAGCAGCTTCGGCTCTAGCACACGACCCACCTTTGATAACTATAAAAGAAGCTATTGACAGCGGTTTTGGGTTGCAGTGGGAAGCGAATAATACTAGTTGCGATCGATGTGTCCAGTCAGGCGGCCGATGTGGATCCAACTCGAGTTCGACGTTTGTCTGCTATTGTTCGGATCAACCTTACTCCCTTGTGTGTGGCTCAAGTGACCCAAGTCATCAAGATGGATCTG AAAGTCAAACAAGTACCAGCCCTTCAAAGAAGGCCTCAACTGATTTAG CCCTTTTCATAACCGGCGCCATTGTAGCCGGCATTGGTATAGGATGGGGTATCTTTGCCTGTAGACAACGGAGAAAGCGCAGAGCTGCTCAATCTTCCCTTCAATCTTCCCAGTCTTTGGAGGCTAAAAGCAAAGATATTCCATCCCTTCTTCCAGTAAGCAGCAGCCCTATAGCTCATTCTTCAACAAATTACTCCAAAAGCATACCCTCTTATCCCTCCCCGAAGTCTGAGATTGGAAAGGCGAGCACCTACTTTGGAGTTCAGGTCTTCAGCTTTACAGAACTTGAAGAATCCACTGACAATTTTGATCCTTCTCGAGAGCTCGGAGATGGAGGCTTTGGCACAGTGTACAAGG GCAAGCTCCAAGATGGTCGTGTGGTTGCAGTGAAGCGCCTATATGAGAACAACTTCAAACGCGTGGAGCAGTTCATGAATGAAGTCGAGATCCTGACTCGTCTACGCCATGAGAACCTAGTGACACTGCATGGATGCACATCAAGGCACAGCAGAGAACTCCTCCTTGTTTACGAATACATCCCTAATGGAACAGTGGCTGATCATTTACATGGAAGACGAGCTAATTCTCGTTTGCTTTCTTGGCCTATCCGCCTAAACATTGCAGTGGAGACAGCCGAAGCACTTGCCTACCTCCACGCATCAGATACCGTACACCGTGATGTCAAAACCAACAACATTCTTCTAGACAATGATTTCCATGTCAAGGTGGCTGATTTTGGGCTCTCGAGATTGTTCCCCAACGATGTTACCCATGTGTCCACCGCCCCACAAGGTACACCAGGCTATGTCGATCCTGAATACTATCAATGCTACCAACTTACCGAGAAAAGTGATGTATACAGTTTTGGGGTGGTTTTGATAGAGCTAATCTCATCAAAACAAGCTGTGGATACCAATAGGGACAGGCAAGATATTAATTTGGCTAATATGGCTGtcaacaaaattcaaaatcatgcaTTGCATGAGTTAGTTGATCCATCCCTTGGGTTTGAAACAAACAGTTCCACCAGGAGGATGACTACATTGGTGGCAGAGTTAGCTTTCCGATGTTTGCAAGCAGAGAAGGATATGAGGCCTACCATGAAAGAAGTACTGGAAGCATTGAGAAGGATTAAGAATCAAGAACTGAATGCAGAAAAACCAGAGGTAGTGGACATTGTTATAGAGGATGAAGTTGGGCTTTTACAGGGAAGCCATCCGCCAGTGTCACCGGATTCAAATGTCGGAGAGAAGTGGTTTAGCAGCTCGACCACACCTAATTCTAGTGGCTGA
- the LOC127803521 gene encoding LEAF RUST 10 DISEASE-RESISTANCE LOCUS RECEPTOR-LIKE PROTEIN KINASE-like 1.4 isoform X3 — MPPLFSSSILTAAVLLLIFSGHFAPSPSATATTFPNCQRNFTCGSLRDITYPFTGGDRPYYCGPPEFNLTCRDDTYAEITINSVAYRVLDIEQTQQTLVLARLDLWNKTCPERFINSTFKPSPFSSGVRNQDLTLVYGCVSVRNNYTFYNRFTCAVNGINATDSFYIVGPVPVDPILHILTTCHFTVKVLVLSEAAEKLSSNQTTVAGALMKGFNVNYRDPHAGNCLRCLQFGDQCGYDHSSGEPICICGDQRCSVPKEKESQTSTSPSKKASTDLALFITGAIVAGIGIGWGIFACRQRRKRRAAQSSLQSSQSLEAKSKDIPSLLPVSSSPIAHSSTNYSKSIPSYPSPKSEIGKASTYFGVQVFSFTELEESTDNFDPSRELGDGGFGTVYKGKLQDGRVVAVKRLYENNFKRVEQFMNEVEILTRLRHENLVTLHGCTSRHSRELLLVYEYIPNGTVADHLHGRRANSRLLSWPIRLNIAVETAEALAYLHASDTVHRDVKTNNILLDNDFHVKVADFGLSRLFPNDVTHVSTAPQGTPGYVDPEYYQCYQLTEKSDVYSFGVVLIELISSKQAVDTNRDRQDINLANMAVNKIQNHALHELVDPSLGFETNSSTRRMTTLVAELAFRCLQAEKDMRPTMKEVLEALRRIKNQELNAEKPEVVDIVIEDEVGLLQGSHPPVSPDSNVGEKWFSSSTTPNSSG; from the exons ATGCCTCCcctcttctcctcctccattCTCACCGCCGCCGTCCTCCTTCTCATCTTCTCCGGACACTTCGCCCCCTCCCCCTCCGCCACCGCCACCACCTTCCCCAACTGCCAACGCAACTTCACCTGCGGCTCACTCCGCGACATCACCTACCCATTCACCGGCGGCGACCGCCCCTACTACTGCGGGCCGCCGGAGTTCAACCTCACTTGCCGAGACGATACCTACGCCGAGATCACCATCAACTCCGTCGCCTACCGAGTCCTCGACATAGAGCAAACCCAGCAAACTCTCGTCCTCGCCAGGTTGGACCTATGGAATAAAACTTGCCCGGAAAGATTCATCAATTCCACCTTCAAACCCAGCCCTTTCAGCTCCGGGGTTCGCAATCAAGATCTGACGTTGGTCTATGGCTGCGTCTCCGTTAGGAACAACTACACTTTTTACAACCGGTTTACCTGCGCGGTAAATGGAATCAATGCGACCGATTCCTTTTACATTGTCGGGCCCGTTCCGGTTGATCCCATACTGCATATACTTACTACATGTCATTTCACCGTCAAAGTTCTGGTGCTCAGTGAAGCGGCCGAAAAACTCTCCAGCAACCAGACTACCGTTGCCGGAGCTTTGATGAAGGGATTCAACGTTAATTATAGAGACCCGCATGCCGGCAACTGTTTAAGATGCCTCCAGTTTGGCGACCAATGTGGATATGACCACAGTTCTGGTGAACCCATTTGCATTTGCGGTGACCAAAGATGCTCCGTTCCAAAAGAAAAGG AAAGTCAAACAAGTACCAGCCCTTCAAAGAAGGCCTCAACTGATTTAG CCCTTTTCATAACCGGCGCCATTGTAGCCGGCATTGGTATAGGATGGGGTATCTTTGCCTGTAGACAACGGAGAAAGCGCAGAGCTGCTCAATCTTCCCTTCAATCTTCCCAGTCTTTGGAGGCTAAAAGCAAAGATATTCCATCCCTTCTTCCAGTAAGCAGCAGCCCTATAGCTCATTCTTCAACAAATTACTCCAAAAGCATACCCTCTTATCCCTCCCCGAAGTCTGAGATTGGAAAGGCGAGCACCTACTTTGGAGTTCAGGTCTTCAGCTTTACAGAACTTGAAGAATCCACTGACAATTTTGATCCTTCTCGAGAGCTCGGAGATGGAGGCTTTGGCACAGTGTACAAGG GCAAGCTCCAAGATGGTCGTGTGGTTGCAGTGAAGCGCCTATATGAGAACAACTTCAAACGCGTGGAGCAGTTCATGAATGAAGTCGAGATCCTGACTCGTCTACGCCATGAGAACCTAGTGACACTGCATGGATGCACATCAAGGCACAGCAGAGAACTCCTCCTTGTTTACGAATACATCCCTAATGGAACAGTGGCTGATCATTTACATGGAAGACGAGCTAATTCTCGTTTGCTTTCTTGGCCTATCCGCCTAAACATTGCAGTGGAGACAGCCGAAGCACTTGCCTACCTCCACGCATCAGATACCGTACACCGTGATGTCAAAACCAACAACATTCTTCTAGACAATGATTTCCATGTCAAGGTGGCTGATTTTGGGCTCTCGAGATTGTTCCCCAACGATGTTACCCATGTGTCCACCGCCCCACAAGGTACACCAGGCTATGTCGATCCTGAATACTATCAATGCTACCAACTTACCGAGAAAAGTGATGTATACAGTTTTGGGGTGGTTTTGATAGAGCTAATCTCATCAAAACAAGCTGTGGATACCAATAGGGACAGGCAAGATATTAATTTGGCTAATATGGCTGtcaacaaaattcaaaatcatgcaTTGCATGAGTTAGTTGATCCATCCCTTGGGTTTGAAACAAACAGTTCCACCAGGAGGATGACTACATTGGTGGCAGAGTTAGCTTTCCGATGTTTGCAAGCAGAGAAGGATATGAGGCCTACCATGAAAGAAGTACTGGAAGCATTGAGAAGGATTAAGAATCAAGAACTGAATGCAGAAAAACCAGAGGTAGTGGACATTGTTATAGAGGATGAAGTTGGGCTTTTACAGGGAAGCCATCCGCCAGTGTCACCGGATTCAAATGTCGGAGAGAAGTGGTTTAGCAGCTCGACCACACCTAATTCTAGTGGCTGA
- the LOC127803522 gene encoding putative glutamine amidotransferase GAT1_2.1: MSMAVTDLSVILPRVLIVSRRTVRKNKFVDFVGEYHLDLIVGYGAVPVIVPRVSGVHMLLDSFEPIHGVLLCEGEDIDPSLYQPETSGLSPEELDEIRRLHVSDTAIDKEKDTIEFRLAKLCLERNIPYLGICRGSQVLNVACGGTLYQDVEKELSKKLPENQRVAHIDYDNYDGHRHAVKVVETTPLHRWFKESLDNGEMEIWVNSYHHQGVKKLAQRFVPMALAPDGLVEAFYDPDAYNPEEGKFIMGLQFHPERMRRPDSDDFDYSGCPSAYQEFVRAVIAYQKRLNSSTSVPRSLKLDQEMENRRKAIIRSFSLARNIYAHGIENGINPSKESESELEAGAEFLESNTALSVQQQKRLKQMGATVRNSSSYIDKLKLNAERESLARKVVGKMSVEQISDLMSFYHMMGQICSDVLERKLHGIVNELGP; the protein is encoded by the exons ATGTCCATGGCAGTCACTGATCTCTCCGTGATCCTTCCCCGGGTTCTCATCGTCTCCCGGCGGACCGTTCGCAAGAACAAGTTCGTAGATTTCGTCG GTGAATATCATCTGGATCTGATCGTCGGCTACGGAGCGGTGCCGGTGATCGTTCCCCGAGTCAGCGGCGTACACATGCTGTTAGACAGCTTCGAGCCCATCCACGGCGTTCTTCTCTGCGAAGGAGAAGACATCGACCCGTCGCTTTACCAGCCCGAAACGTCCGGCCTCTCGCCTGAAGAACTTGACGAAATCCGGCGACTCCACGTGAGCGACACCGCCATTGACAAGGAAAAGGACACGATCGAGTTCCGACTCGCCAAGCTCTGTTTGGAACGGAACATTCCTTACCTCGGAATTTGCCGAGGATCGCAGGTTCTAAACGTGGCCTGTGGCGGCACGCTTTACCAAGACGTCGAGAAAGAATTGTCCAAGAAACTGCCGGAAAACCAGAGAGTCGCTCACATCGATTACGATAACTACGACGGCCACCGCCATGCGGTTAAGGTAGTGGAAACGACGCCGCTGCACCGCTGGTTCAAGGAATCTCTCGATAACGGGGAAATGGAGATTTGGGTCAACAGTTACCACCATCAGGGCGTCAAGAAATTGGCCCAGCGCTTCGTTCCGATGGCCTTGGCGCCGGACGGGCTGGTCGAAGCGTTCTACGATCCGGACGCTTATAACCCGGAAGAGGGCAAGTTCATAATGGGGCTCCAGTTTCATCCGGAGAGAATGCGGCGGCCGGATTCCGACGATTTCGATTATTCGGGATGCCCCTCTGCTTATCAG GAATTTGTGAGGGCGGTGATTGCTTATCAGAAGAGGCTGAACAGCTCCACCAGCGTGCCGAGATCCTTGAAGCTCGATCAAGAAATGGAGAACCGGAGAAAAGCAATAATTAGAAGCTTCTCTCTCGCCAGAAACATATACGCCCACGGCATTGAGAATGGGATTAATCCCTCCAAGGAATCTGAATCTGAGCTCGAAGCTGGAGCAGAGTTCCTGGAG TCGAACACGGCATTGAGCGTGCAGCAACAGAAGAGGCTGAAGCAGATGGGGGCGACGGTGAGGAATTCGTCGTCGTACATCGACAAGCTGAAGCTGAATGCGGAGAGGGAGAGCCTGGCGAGGAAAGTGGTGGGGAAGATGTCGGTGGAGCAGATATCTGATCTCATGTCCTTCTATCACATGATGGGGCAGATCTGCTCCGACGTTTTGGAGAGAAAGCTTCACGGCATTGTCAACGAGCTTGGCCCTTGA